One Brachyspira suanatina DNA segment encodes these proteins:
- a CDS encoding acyl-CoA dehydratase activase-related protein yields the protein MEKIFKAGIDIGSTTAKMVVYDNDNMIFKTYVRHNADVKDTLLSILDNLQAMHGDLKLSLAMTGTAGMGVCEKTGISFIQEVIASSTAIRKIYPYGRTLIDIGGEDAKIIVFDDNFKADIRMNGNCAGGTGAFIDQMATLLNVQPSELSVLAEKSTSIYPMASRCGVFAKTDVQTLISRDIPKADIAKSIFQAVAVQTVNTLAKGFEIKPKILFTGGPLTFLPELRKTFLALLNASEDDMYTVDHPELTAAIGAAFGEKEEQTTIKVSELYKLVENISAEVKITNSKTREALFTSQEEYKEWTDEHSKDKVRSADVSTVNGKNTFLGIDSGSTTTKIVIIDEDGQVVLRHYRNNNGNPVGAVTEGLTEIKKELDEKNIKINIARTAVTGYGEDLIKAAFNMDEGIVETMAHYRGAKAFDKDVSFILDIGGQDMKAIFIKDGIIENIEINEACSSGCGSFIETFARGMGYKVADFANIACESARPCDLGSRCTVFMNSKVKQSLREGSSVADISAGLAKSVTLNCFTKVLKITDTSILGDHIVVQGGTFKNAAVLRSVEKFLDKKVIRPDISELMGAYGCALLALDTYNTKEEDTTFIGLDNLQEANDYERKQLTCKGCENLCTVTRLKFKDNKSFYTGNKCERIFTNKGNKERNYGMDITQKKLSLLFDRPLAPASDEIKGTIGIPRVLNMYQNFPFWATILVECGYRVQLSSPSSMAIAEKGSGTVMSDNICFPAKIANGHIYDLIESKVDRIFYPSVVLEKAEDDGSVNSYNCPVVTGYPDVIDSSISPLTKYGIPFDAPTISFLNEDLLYKGCKAYFVKVLGINKKDFDRAFKMALKEQVRIKEELRAEGKKIIEHAKETQTPTILIVSRPYHIDPLINHKIPETIASFGINVITEDGLDIDESLADVQVLTQWSYPNKMFKAALWACKQKDMKLEVVQINSFGCGPDATTSDEIKSILNAYGKSPTLVKVDEISSPGSIRLRIRSMIESMKMKGDFAPSEESNRTIIKRYEKNDRRAILVPKFGHFYDPMILTLLQRSGYDTIPLPEPDVESVELGLRYANQDICYPATIVIGDIIRAVQSGKYDPKNIAAGITQTGGQCRASNYASLIKRGLINAGYPDVPVVTVGLTVINDQPGFELSKMDLMKEGIIAMPYADAISTMYYYCAAREVKKGESLALANKYIALHPKDFALKPTDKLLKQAIAEFNAIETNDNLMLPKAGLVGEIYVKYNNFANGDVCDWLMAKGVEVIVPPVFDFFVQKVISEQVNKETNARDVSFLGYYGSKISEKVIDMRIDSINQMMSKFKGFRPAHHIRQIAENAAKVTAMTNQFGEAWLLPGEIATFAEEGVNNVLCLQPFGCIANHIIARGIETRLKTRYPELNLLYLDMDAGASEVNTVNRLEFFVRSAKDSMNTAANINYVKESIGEYAK from the coding sequence ATGGAAAAAATTTTCAAAGCAGGTATTGACATTGGTTCAACTACCGCAAAGATGGTTGTATATGATAATGACAATATGATATTCAAAACTTATGTCAGACATAATGCTGATGTAAAGGATACATTATTGTCTATACTTGATAATTTACAAGCTATGCATGGAGATTTAAAACTTTCTCTTGCTATGACAGGTACAGCAGGAATGGGTGTCTGTGAGAAAACAGGCATTAGTTTTATTCAAGAGGTAATCGCTTCTTCAACAGCTATCAGAAAGATTTATCCTTATGGAAGAACTTTGATAGATATAGGAGGAGAAGATGCTAAAATCATAGTATTTGATGATAACTTTAAAGCAGATATAAGAATGAATGGTAACTGTGCAGGCGGTACAGGAGCATTCATAGATCAAATGGCTACGCTTCTTAATGTTCAGCCTTCAGAACTTTCTGTATTAGCTGAAAAATCTACTTCTATATATCCTATGGCAAGCAGATGCGGAGTATTTGCTAAAACAGATGTTCAAACTCTTATAAGCCGTGATATACCTAAAGCTGATATTGCTAAAAGTATATTCCAAGCTGTTGCTGTTCAAACAGTTAATACTTTGGCTAAAGGTTTCGAGATTAAGCCTAAAATATTATTTACAGGCGGACCTTTAACATTCCTTCCTGAATTAAGAAAAACATTCTTGGCTCTTCTTAATGCTTCGGAAGACGATATGTATACAGTTGATCACCCTGAATTAACTGCAGCAATAGGTGCAGCTTTCGGTGAAAAAGAAGAACAAACTACAATAAAAGTTTCTGAATTGTATAAATTAGTAGAAAATATTTCAGCAGAAGTAAAAATCACTAATTCAAAAACAAGAGAAGCTTTATTTACAAGTCAGGAAGAATACAAAGAATGGACAGATGAGCATAGCAAAGATAAAGTAAGATCTGCTGATGTATCAACTGTTAATGGTAAAAATACATTCTTAGGTATAGACTCCGGTTCTACTACTACAAAAATCGTTATTATTGATGAGGACGGACAAGTAGTATTAAGACATTATAGAAATAATAATGGTAATCCTGTTGGTGCTGTTACTGAAGGACTTACAGAGATTAAAAAAGAATTAGATGAGAAAAATATAAAAATCAATATAGCAAGAACAGCAGTTACAGGTTACGGAGAAGATTTAATAAAAGCTGCTTTCAATATGGACGAGGGTATCGTTGAAACTATGGCACATTACAGAGGTGCTAAGGCTTTCGATAAAGATGTTAGCTTTATACTTGATATAGGCGGACAAGATATGAAAGCTATATTCATTAAAGACGGTATTATAGAAAATATTGAAATTAATGAGGCTTGTTCTTCAGGATGCGGTTCGTTTATAGAAACATTTGCACGCGGTATGGGTTATAAAGTTGCTGACTTTGCTAATATTGCATGCGAATCTGCAAGACCTTGCGATTTGGGAAGCCGCTGTACAGTGTTTATGAATAGTAAAGTAAAACAGTCTTTGAGAGAAGGTTCTTCAGTTGCTGATATTTCTGCAGGACTTGCTAAGAGTGTTACTTTAAACTGTTTTACTAAAGTATTAAAAATTACTGATACTTCTATTTTGGGCGATCATATAGTTGTTCAGGGCGGTACTTTCAAAAATGCTGCAGTTCTTCGTTCTGTAGAAAAGTTTTTAGATAAAAAAGTTATTCGTCCTGATATATCCGAACTTATGGGAGCTTATGGTTGTGCATTACTCGCTTTAGATACATACAATACTAAAGAAGAAGATACTACATTTATAGGTTTGGATAATTTACAGGAAGCTAATGATTATGAAAGAAAACAGCTTACTTGTAAAGGCTGCGAAAACCTTTGTACTGTTACTAGATTAAAATTCAAAGATAATAAATCATTCTACACAGGCAATAAATGCGAAAGAATATTCACTAATAAAGGAAATAAAGAAAGAAATTACGGAATGGATATCACTCAGAAAAAACTTTCTTTATTATTCGACAGACCTTTAGCACCTGCTTCAGATGAAATAAAAGGTACTATTGGTATACCTCGCGTGCTTAATATGTATCAAAACTTCCCATTCTGGGCTACTATACTTGTTGAATGCGGATACAGAGTACAATTATCTTCACCATCAAGCATGGCTATAGCTGAAAAAGGTTCTGGTACTGTTATGAGCGACAATATATGTTTCCCTGCTAAAATAGCTAATGGACATATATATGATTTGATAGAGTCTAAAGTTGACAGAATATTCTATCCATCTGTAGTATTAGAAAAAGCTGAAGATGACGGAAGTGTTAATAGTTATAACTGTCCGGTAGTTACAGGATATCCTGATGTAATAGACAGTTCTATAAGTCCATTAACTAAATATGGAATTCCTTTTGATGCTCCGACAATTTCTTTCTTGAATGAAGATTTATTATATAAAGGCTGTAAGGCTTATTTCGTTAAAGTTCTCGGAATAAATAAAAAAGATTTCGACAGAGCTTTCAAAATGGCTTTAAAAGAGCAGGTAAGAATTAAAGAGGAATTGAGAGCAGAAGGCAAAAAAATAATAGAACATGCCAAAGAAACTCAAACTCCTACTATACTTATAGTAAGCAGACCTTATCATATTGACCCATTAATCAATCATAAGATACCTGAAACTATTGCTTCATTTGGTATTAATGTTATTACTGAAGATGGTTTGGATATAGATGAATCTCTTGCTGATGTTCAAGTATTAACTCAGTGGTCTTACCCTAATAAAATGTTTAAAGCTGCTTTATGGGCTTGCAAACAAAAAGATATGAAGCTTGAAGTAGTTCAGATTAATAGTTTCGGATGCGGTCCTGATGCTACTACTTCAGATGAAATAAAATCTATACTTAATGCTTATGGAAAGAGTCCTACTTTGGTAAAAGTAGATGAGATATCAAGTCCTGGAAGTATAAGACTTAGAATACGTTCTATGATAGAAAGTATGAAGATGAAAGGCGACTTTGCACCAAGTGAAGAGTCTAATAGAACTATCATTAAAAGATATGAGAAAAATGACAGACGTGCAATACTTGTACCTAAATTCGGACATTTCTATGATCCTATGATTTTAACTTTACTTCAAAGAAGCGGATATGATACAATTCCACTTCCTGAACCTGATGTTGAATCTGTAGAATTAGGATTAAGATATGCAAACCAAGATATATGTTATCCTGCAACAATAGTAATAGGTGATATTATAAGAGCAGTTCAAAGCGGAAAATATGATCCTAAAAATATAGCTGCAGGCATTACTCAAACAGGCGGACAATGCAGAGCTAGTAATTATGCTTCTCTTATAAAAAGAGGATTAATAAATGCAGGTTATCCTGATGTTCCTGTTGTTACAGTTGGATTAACAGTTATAAATGATCAGCCTGGATTCGAGCTTTCAAAAATGGACTTGATGAAAGAGGGTATTATAGCTATGCCTTATGCTGATGCTATATCTACAATGTATTATTACTGTGCTGCTAGAGAGGTTAAAAAAGGTGAGTCTTTGGCACTTGCTAATAAATATATAGCATTACACCCTAAAGATTTCGCTCTTAAACCTACTGATAAATTATTAAAACAGGCTATAGCAGAATTTAATGCTATTGAAACTAATGATAATTTAATGCTTCCTAAAGCTGGATTAGTAGGTGAGATTTATGTAAAATATAATAACTTTGCTAATGGCGATGTTTGCGATTGGCTTATGGCTAAAGGCGTTGAGGTTATAGTTCCTCCTGTATTTGATTTCTTTGTACAGAAAGTTATAAGCGAACAGGTTAATAAAGAAACTAATGCTAGAGATGTATCATTCTTAGGATATTACGGTTCTAAAATATCCGAAAAAGTTATTGATATGAGAATAGATTCTATAAATCAGATGATGTCTAAATTCAAAGGATTTAGACCTGCACATCATATAAGACAAATAGCTGAAAATGCTGCTAAAGTTACTGCTATGACTAATCAGTTTGGAGAGGCTTGGCTTTTACCTGGTGAAATAGCAACTTTCGCTGAAGAGGGCGTAAACAATGTACTTTGTCTTCAGCCTTTCGGTTGTATTGCTAATCACATCATAGCTAGAGGTATTGAAACTAGACTTAAAACTAGATATCCTGAATTGAATCTTCTTTATTTAGATATGGATGCAGGAGCAAGCGAAGTTAATACTGTAAATCGTTTAGAGTTCTTCGTTCGTTCTGCTAAAGATAGTATGAATACTGCAGCAAATATCAATTATGTTAAAGAGTCTATCGGAGAATATGCTAAATAA
- a CDS encoding aspartate 1-decarboxylase has translation MMRSVIKSKINRLTVTRTDLNFRDSITIDEALLDKSDIMDGERVSVINLSNDIRFETEVVKGIRGTGIIGINGDNVHYAKKDDTIIVLSYGHIPEENIKNHKTKIIFVNMYNMILE, from the coding sequence ATGATGAGAAGTGTCATAAAATCCAAGATAAATAGACTTACGGTTACAAGGACAGATTTAAATTTTAGAGATTCAATAACAATAGATGAAGCTTTGCTCGATAAATCGGATATAATGGACGGGGAGAGGGTATCTGTTATTAATTTGAGTAATGATATTCGCTTTGAAACTGAAGTTGTTAAAGGAATAAGGGGTACTGGTATTATAGGCATCAATGGCGACAATGTTCACTACGCTAAAAAAGATGATACTATAATAGTTCTTTCCTACGGACATATACCGGAGGAAAATATAAAGAATCATAAAACTAAAATAATATTTGTTAATATGTACAATATGATACTGGAATAA
- a CDS encoding DUF2262 domain-containing protein, whose protein sequence is MFYLQKESEFSEEYKDVAFIIGSPDFFGAKTEDDDKINVLIMCIAYKDIETGYIEKNKKIVVRMKIYEKELDYYKKIIKRESIVKLKVRYEKEQGEELAEFLLADIIDNNYKDEDLNKMLKEYLTPIYYNDEVLGSFLYNRMVGSFDKDIEWVNNKKILAAFDDSNESDKNKAVSFLRDVFLNKEEFDKKVKDYSARKIIREGNNISSKNGGNTIDEEIFIKQFMSKMDFVEIIVHEKDDYVNYRLGNKNVFKMDIIVEGNLSGNLFNAFISPF, encoded by the coding sequence ATGTTTTATTTGCAAAAAGAAAGTGAGTTTTCAGAAGAATATAAAGATGTTGCTTTTATAATAGGTTCTCCTGATTTTTTTGGGGCAAAAACTGAAGATGATGATAAAATTAATGTTCTTATTATGTGTATTGCATATAAGGATATTGAAACAGGATACATAGAAAAGAATAAAAAAATAGTTGTAAGAATGAAAATCTATGAAAAGGAATTAGATTATTATAAGAAGATAATAAAAAGAGAATCGATTGTCAAATTAAAAGTCAGATACGAAAAAGAGCAGGGTGAAGAGCTTGCCGAGTTTTTGCTTGCAGATATTATAGATAATAATTATAAAGATGAAGATTTAAATAAAATGCTTAAAGAATATTTAACTCCTATTTATTATAATGATGAAGTTCTTGGAAGCTTCTTATATAATAGAATGGTAGGTTCTTTTGATAAAGATATTGAATGGGTTAATAATAAAAAAATTCTTGCTGCCTTTGATGATTCTAATGAAAGCGATAAAAATAAGGCTGTTTCATTTTTAAGAGATGTATTTTTAAACAAAGAAGAATTTGATAAAAAAGTAAAAGATTATTCTGCAAGAAAAATTATAAGAGAGGGTAATAATATTTCTTCTAAGAATGGAGGAAATACTATTGATGAAGAAATTTTTATTAAACAGTTTATGAGCAAGATGGATTTTGTAGAGATTATAGTTCATGAAAAAGATGATTATGTTAATTATAGATTAGGAAATAAAAATGTTTTCAAAATGGATATAATTGTAGAGGGAAACTTGAGCGGAAATTTATTTAATGCTTTTATAAGTCCTTTTTGA
- the yedE gene encoding YedE family putative selenium transporter yields the protein MNKNIFTSSIGVIIAGAIIGAIAAWLSVMGNPANMGICIACFTRDLAGAVGLHRAAAVQYIRPELIGLVIGASVSAILSKEFVPKGGSSPIIRFCLGFFAMIGALVFLGCPWRTLLRVAGGDINGIFGLIGIIIGGGIGVFFWKQNFSLGQPKAYKNKLVGFLPLVISIMLLILLLKQTKFSEGGPIFFSESGPGSMKAPVIVGLIASIVIGFIAQKSRFCTVGGLRDGIFMKDFHMTKGVIAFIVAAFIVNIITNRFSFSMENQPIAHTNILWNTVSMILTGLAFTLGTGCPGRQMIQSAEGNMDSFIFVIGMLVGAGFAHNFNLASSTSGPTTYGMGAVILGLVFCIIIGFTMKENTAN from the coding sequence ATGAATAAAAACATTTTCACGAGCTCTATAGGAGTTATAATAGCTGGTGCTATTATAGGTGCTATAGCTGCTTGGCTCTCTGTAATGGGCAATCCTGCTAATATGGGTATATGTATTGCATGCTTTACCCGAGATTTAGCCGGAGCTGTCGGATTGCATAGAGCGGCTGCTGTACAATATATAAGGCCTGAATTAATAGGGCTTGTTATAGGTGCATCAGTTTCAGCAATACTCTCTAAAGAATTCGTTCCTAAGGGAGGAAGTTCGCCTATTATAAGATTCTGTTTGGGCTTCTTTGCTATGATCGGTGCTTTAGTTTTTCTAGGATGTCCTTGGAGAACTTTGCTTAGAGTAGCAGGCGGAGATATTAACGGAATATTTGGTTTAATAGGCATAATTATAGGCGGAGGAATCGGAGTTTTCTTTTGGAAACAAAATTTCTCTTTAGGTCAGCCAAAAGCTTATAAAAATAAGTTAGTAGGTTTCTTGCCTTTAGTTATATCAATAATGCTTTTGATTTTATTATTGAAACAAACTAAATTCTCTGAAGGCGGACCAATATTTTTCTCTGAATCAGGACCTGGAAGCATGAAAGCTCCTGTAATTGTGGGTTTAATAGCTTCAATAGTTATAGGCTTCATAGCTCAAAAATCAAGATTCTGTACTGTAGGCGGACTTAGAGACGGAATATTTATGAAAGATTTCCATATGACTAAAGGTGTTATAGCTTTTATAGTTGCTGCTTTTATAGTAAACATAATAACTAACAGATTTAGTTTTTCTATGGAAAATCAGCCAATAGCCCATACAAATATTTTATGGAATACTGTATCAATGATTCTTACAGGTTTAGCATTTACTTTAGGTACAGGATGCCCTGGAAGACAAATGATACAATCTGCGGAAGGTAATATGGACAGTTTTATATTCGTTATAGGTATGTTAGTTGGTGCTGGATTTGCTCATAACTTTAATTTAGCAAGTTCAACTTCAGGCCCTACTACTTATGGAATGGGAGCTGTTATTTTAGGTTTGGTATTTTGTATAATAATTGGTTTTACAATGAAAGAAAATACCGCTAATTGA
- a CDS encoding sulfurtransferase TusA family protein — protein MPDTIKVDTRGMSCSQASFQAKCAAINNTELNTIIEVLVSGHSSCESVIRGCKKYGYEGTFKNIENEDILVTLTKVK, from the coding sequence ATGCCGGATACTATAAAAGTAGATACTAGAGGAATGTCATGTTCTCAAGCCTCTTTTCAGGCTAAATGTGCCGCTATTAATAATACAGAATTAAATACTATTATAGAAGTTTTGGTAAGCGGACATTCAAGCTGTGAAAGCGTTATAAGAGGATGTAAAAAATACGGTTATGAAGGTACTTTCAAAAATATAGAAAATGAAGATATACTTGTAACCTTAACAAAAGTAAAGTAA
- the gatA gene encoding Asp-tRNA(Asn)/Glu-tRNA(Gln) amidotransferase subunit GatA yields MELNELTIIQIREKLKNKEIDAPTLVDSIIKKIEEDNKRDDKIYAYLEIFKEEALEQAKKAQERINNGEDLPLLGVPLAIKDNLCYKDHLMTASSKMLEGYKAPYTAPTVQRLIDNGAIIIGRTNMDEFAMGGTTETSNYGVTRNPKNRAHVPGGSSGGSAAAVAANFAFGALGSDTGGSIRQPASFCGIVGVKPTYGRVPRLGCIAMASSLDQVGPLTKDVKDAALMTKIIAGFDPKESTTLNIPVPDYVAALDGNIKGMKIGLAKEYYDTDLISHDVKENVMDAIGKLKDQGAEIVEISLPNAKYGSRVYTAVMDVEVASNMGRYDGIRYGYHPKGDFNLDEYYYTSRSVGLAFETRARILFGTLMTGKRFFYSHYQHALKVRKLMQMDFDNAFKNVDVIVSPTSPVTAGLLGTRDQTDSALSFLADSYVSNINLVGLPAMSIPCGADKNNMPIGIQFITKQFNEVDMFRMAYAHELANK; encoded by the coding sequence ATGGAGTTAAATGAATTGACTATAATTCAAATAAGAGAAAAATTAAAAAATAAAGAAATAGATGCTCCTACATTAGTTGATTCTATTATTAAAAAAATAGAAGAAGACAATAAAAGAGATGATAAAATATATGCATATCTTGAAATTTTCAAAGAAGAAGCATTAGAACAGGCTAAAAAAGCACAGGAAAGAATCAATAATGGTGAAGATTTGCCTTTACTTGGAGTTCCTTTGGCTATCAAAGATAATTTATGTTATAAAGATCATTTGATGACAGCCTCTTCAAAAATGCTTGAAGGCTATAAAGCTCCTTATACAGCTCCAACAGTTCAGAGATTAATAGATAATGGTGCTATTATTATAGGCAGAACTAATATGGACGAGTTTGCTATGGGAGGTACTACAGAAACTTCTAACTATGGAGTTACTAGAAACCCTAAAAACAGAGCTCATGTTCCTGGAGGTTCTTCAGGCGGTTCTGCTGCTGCGGTTGCTGCTAATTTTGCTTTCGGTGCTTTGGGAAGTGATACAGGCGGTTCTATAAGACAGCCAGCTTCTTTCTGTGGCATAGTTGGTGTTAAGCCTACTTATGGAAGAGTTCCTAGATTAGGATGTATTGCTATGGCAAGTAGTTTAGACCAAGTTGGCCCATTAACTAAAGATGTTAAAGATGCTGCTTTAATGACTAAAATTATAGCTGGTTTCGATCCTAAAGAATCCACTACTTTAAATATACCTGTTCCTGATTATGTTGCTGCTTTAGACGGTAATATTAAAGGAATGAAAATAGGACTTGCTAAAGAGTATTATGACACAGATTTAATATCTCATGATGTTAAAGAAAATGTTATGGATGCTATAGGCAAATTAAAAGATCAAGGTGCTGAAATCGTTGAGATTAGCTTACCTAATGCAAAATATGGCTCAAGAGTTTATACAGCAGTTATGGATGTTGAAGTAGCTTCTAATATGGGAAGATATGACGGTATAAGATACGGATATCACCCTAAAGGCGATTTCAATTTAGATGAATATTACTATACTTCAAGAAGTGTAGGACTTGCTTTTGAAACTAGAGCTAGAATATTATTCGGTACTTTAATGACTGGTAAAAGATTCTTCTACAGCCATTATCAGCATGCATTAAAAGTAAGAAAGTTAATGCAAATGGACTTCGATAATGCATTCAAAAATGTTGATGTTATTGTTTCTCCTACTTCTCCTGTAACTGCAGGTCTTTTAGGTACAAGAGATCAAACTGACAGTGCTTTAAGTTTCTTGGCTGATAGTTATGTTTCTAATATTAACTTGGTAGGACTTCCTGCTATGAGCATACCTTGCGGAGCAGATAAAAATAATATGCCTATAGGTATTCAATTCATTACTAAACAGTTTAATGAAGTTGATATGTTTAGAATGGCTTATGCTCATGAATTAGCTAATAAATAA
- the rpsF gene encoding 30S ribosomal protein S6 — protein MREYEILFVTEINDAVHQTAKDHVKTILQNYHAEIFNEADYGIHNLSYPIRKVNQGKFYYYHFRCDGNSLASIEKELRYELSILRFIIVRLDEIIQKNKKENNKENVNNEEASKEA, from the coding sequence ATGAGAGAATATGAAATATTATTCGTAACAGAAATCAATGACGCTGTGCATCAAACTGCAAAAGATCATGTAAAAACTATTCTTCAAAACTATCATGCTGAAATATTTAATGAAGCTGATTACGGCATTCATAATTTAAGCTACCCTATTCGTAAAGTAAATCAGGGTAAATTTTACTATTATCATTTTAGATGCGATGGAAACAGCTTAGCAAGCATTGAAAAAGAATTACGTTATGAACTTAGCATATTAAGATTTATAATAGTTCGTTTAGATGAAATAATTCAGAAAAATAAAAAAGAAAACAATAAAGAAAATGTTAATAATGAAGAAGCTTCTAAAGAGGCTTAA
- the ssb gene encoding single-stranded DNA-binding protein — MATDFNSVTLIGRLTADPVSKYLPSGSAVVEFSIANNYYVSSKNTTEVNYFDVVAFGKMAETVSKYLTKGKQVAIMGTLRQERWQDKDTNAARSKVRIIMQSMQMLGASSVNAAASMDTAYSPSASAGSVDLGSFEDDDEVPF, encoded by the coding sequence ATGGCAACAGATTTTAACAGTGTAACTTTAATAGGAAGACTTACAGCAGATCCTGTATCTAAATATTTACCTAGCGGAAGTGCTGTTGTAGAGTTTTCTATAGCAAATAACTACTATGTAAGCAGCAAAAATACTACTGAAGTTAATTATTTTGATGTAGTAGCTTTTGGAAAAATGGCTGAAACTGTAAGCAAATACCTTACAAAAGGTAAACAAGTTGCTATAATGGGTACTTTAAGACAAGAAAGATGGCAGGATAAAGATACTAATGCTGCAAGATCCAAAGTAAGAATCATTATGCAGTCTATGCAGATGCTTGGTGCTTCTTCTGTAAACGCTGCTGCTAGTATGGATACAGCATATTCACCTTCTGCTTCTGCTGGAAGTGTTGATTTAGGCAGTTTTGAAGATGATGATGAAGTGCCATTTTAA
- the rpsR gene encoding 30S ribosomal protein S18 yields MELENTENIENNNNNNEEEVKAKGEKKPHFNKEINEKDGRKKFFKKKVCYFCKNNIDVLDYKDIKLLKRYVKDSGKIIPKRLNGTCSKHQRLVTKAIKRARNIALLPYETRY; encoded by the coding sequence ATGGAATTAGAAAATACAGAAAATATAGAAAATAATAATAATAATAATGAAGAAGAAGTAAAAGCTAAAGGTGAAAAAAAGCCTCATTTCAATAAAGAAATTAATGAAAAAGACGGAAGAAAAAAATTCTTCAAGAAAAAAGTATGCTACTTCTGCAAAAACAATATTGATGTTTTAGATTATAAAGATATTAAATTATTAAAAAGATACGTTAAAGACAGCGGTAAAATCATACCTAAACGTTTAAACGGTACTTGCTCTAAACATCAAAGATTAGTTACTAAAGCTATTAAAAGAGCTAGAAATATAGCACTTTTACCTTATGAAACTAGATATTAA